A DNA window from Arachis duranensis cultivar V14167 chromosome 3, aradu.V14167.gnm2.J7QH, whole genome shotgun sequence contains the following coding sequences:
- the LOC107477250 gene encoding uncharacterized protein LOC107477250 isoform X2, translated as MEKSPIHKLHSRQKPSPSQCSKVESAFNFVNSRVGDGDGDDSETIKLPRLLCFLNDWIQSLLFPSDKKPHADGFDAYIDIRCWEIFKFCLQESLKFHVTLNMSKNLLRPVELIARNALSLLEELSDCSGETLISDERLKLYDAALDCVSLVFSSHGGLSNENLGLWISTGKAVLELLLRMYDKNLDGSNMGDFALRFLWLVLQPFSKFLKVHPVRQSRFREFVDELLELLLHVSGELHLRVNGRSPIWTERAMKVVEEVLSHGLFHPVLVDEFLSLHGLQNYVASCDDASNDSKPAIQSYPRHLFDVLNKIITRKNAMAMGSVGLLFHSFVNSARKFKGTSVMYEANKTMEKMNDSRQSVPGENSSSNNIGADTQNSLLNFFVLIMEPFLLEINTCLKSEVDRKLQLVDLHGVLKSISNLLASFMQEKVYVRTEDTSGGACLNFFKIIFNSLMNTSTNILSLSNYDTTNRKEMEIYTLSANEIIVSMGYLLEIEYEVVGEELVNLWCIMLSYSSINCNMVNVFDQCSLSSSIPALGCQIINLYSQLRQVRIAIVTLCKAIRLIISGEGNTEECSSRLTLLSNEVHYESVEKLLSSQKFVHAVYKAVEAIPEGQVSGCIRQITEDISESLNWMKDFSPLVDAEKLQIFNLQVKLLGGGLSSLYCLVLDSVMVTEGNSNLVGVAVKELVATLRSHLSTLVGQQGDSICNFLSSVLGGTVDGVVGKGKFLKKFGRFSQWALVFFFQLFVSCRILLRQAISLMPPGLSNKVSAEVGDVTAYSAFELMERIDEIDTGYFTWIAQPSASLLVVLQYISDIYHKYGSDDSCPLTYVFQSMILQRLVDLDRNIELLKYLQKKRYRSRITALKEEAAGLTDLMMENLSHVYQSPVFESDDVACEDVIFLGTQRNRWNRGVYVANKNSLPTAIWLSLCKNVDIWGNHASKKHLKKFLSHLLHTSLRCERSSLQESALQKINECNKQFSGARHATDLFSQISSQLLSDSLLYEQKFIHRNLASRFCHALEKAVQPLFSNFANTNLNLQRSPNWLEYLSAIDKSAVVRDEDISIEEKTKSITNKSFTVCHHLLNLLCSMPNINASSFSCLVTCIFNLERLLVSALVYFWSSGHQDYFCKYLRLFVVCRKALRHVIMGFCEKTDTIQSSTDSIISEGSFPVLWLSKSLSVIVGIKEAFSAENSILFKSLICSLMDHTSYILAGIIKYQIIHGVSIDKEAGDLCEEISNDSSNENDSLLPSSQHLDSAKLEALKCITLICKNLKEQTQSLVVLQKDVTWANERMNLPYADINRLSSAISCYIGILGGLTSGMGQTDASSSEPKILLWKDLAELVDFLVSRLLVHNNQLPESFCDKSFEKPVNKFLLGTKHCSLESSVSKADNLPGTQDESKGTTCSTSSAIDNVSNIVGDIGKMLNSESKSYVASVLNKPLLHSFLKGSHPEVAFLLRQLLIASSFLLRLNVMEGNSSLLSSFVPTFIEISQVLLLEFTEMVEVPQESAFLLLDGVLSYLRELASFFSFTEPTSSSNVHTKLVQILMRAIGKTILLQGKRATLTFHERQSSTKTLHKASSEAYSYSEMYCFYLDEFKTRLRTSFKSYIMSPSELHLLSTIQDIERALVGVREECSMIYDLETSKNGGKCSSLVAAGIDCFDMILEFVSGRKGLKLIKRHCQGLVPALFNIIVHLKSPLIFYATSGTVASNLDPGPAILMCVEVLVTVSRKHAVFPMDVWHVGHLLHIPGVIFQDFNQLKISKASGQPDSSVILEDQIPQQVEGVNFSHVDRQFTIHLFVACCQLLCTTIRHRLSECKQCVAHLEASVAVLLNCLETVVDNESTVNKGCFSWEIDEGVKCACFLRRVFEEIRQQKDIFGRQCSLFLSNYIWVYTGYGPKRGGIRREIDEALRPGIYALIDICSVDDLQYLHTVFGEGPCRNTLASLQHDYKLNFKYEGKV; from the exons ATGGAAAAATCTCCAATTCATAAACTGCATTCAAGACAAAAGCCTTCACCTTCGCAG tgCAGTAAGGTAGAATCAGCGTTCAATTTTGTGAATTCAAGAgttggtgatggtgatggtgatgacTCTGAAACCATAAAACTACCAAGACTACTATGTTTCCTCAATGATTGGATACAATCACTGTTGTTTCCTTCAGATAAGAAGCCTCATGCTGATGGGTTTGATGCTTATATTGACATCCGTTGTTGGGAGATATTCAAGTTCTGCTTGCAGGAGTCTTTGAAGTTTCATGTAACTTTGAACATGTCAAAGAATCTCCTGCGGCCAGTAGAGCTTATTGCCAGAAATGCTCTCTCACTCCTTGAGGAGTTGTCTGATTGTTCAGGAGAAACTTTAATATCCGATGAAAGGTTGAAGCTTTATGATGCTGCTCTTGATTGTGTTTCGTTGGTGTTTTCATCCCATGGAGGGTTGTCAAATGAAAATTTGGGCTTGTGGATTTCGACAGGGAAGGCAGTGCTTGAGCTTTTATTGCGAATGTATGACAAGAACCTTGATGGAAGCAATATGGGTGATTTTGCACTACGGTTTCTGTGGTTGGTGCTTCAGCCATTCTCCAAGTTTTTGAAGGTCCATCCAGTTAGGCAAAGTAGATTTCGTGAGTTTGTGGATGAACTCCTCGAGCTGCTGTTGCATGTTTCCGGTGAGTTGCATCTTCGGGTTAATGGAAGGAGTCCCATTTGGACGGAAAGAGCAATGAAGGTGGTGGAAGAAGTTCTTTCCCATGGACTATTTCATCCGGTGCTTGTGGATGAATTTTTAAGCTTACATGGTTTACAAAACTATGTTGCTTCATGTGATGATGCATCAAATGATTCAAAACCAGCTATTCAGAGTTATCCTAGACATTTATTTGATGtactaaacaaaattataaccAGAAAGAATGCTATGGCAATGGGTAGTGTAGGTTTGTTATTTCACTCATTTGTTAATTCGgcaagaaaattcaaaggaACTTCAGTGATGTATGAAGCGAACAAGACAATGGAGAAAATGAATGATTCAAGGCAATCCGTACCTGGAGAAAATAGCAGCTCAAATAACATTGGTGCGGACACTCAAAATTCACTTCTTAACTTTTTTGTACTAATCATGGAGCCGTTTTTGCTTGAGATCAATACTTGTCTCAAAAGTGAAGTTGATAGGAAACTCCAGTTGGTGGATCTTCATGGTGTACTCAAGTCTATCAGTAATTTGCTTGCTAGTTTTATGCAAGAGAAGGTGTATGTGAGAACAGAGGACACTTCTGGAGGAGCCTGTCTTAATTTCTTCAAGATTATATTTAATTCCCTGATGAATACTTCCACTAACATTCTCAGCCTCTCAAACTATGATACAACTAACAGGAAGGAGATGGAAATATATACTTTATCAGCTAATGAGATAATAGTTTCTATGGGATATCTTCTGGAGATTGAATATGAGGTTGTTGGAGAAGAGTTGGTGAATTTATGGTGCATTATGTTGTCATACTCTTCCATCAATTGCAACATGGTGAATGTCTTTGACCAATGTTCATTATCTTCGAGTATACCTGCTCTGGGTTGCCAAATAATTAACCTCTACAGTCAACTACGCCAG GTGAGAATTGCAATTGTAACATTGTGCAAAGCAATAAGGCTTATTATATCTGGTGAGGGTAATACTGAGGAATGTTCTTCTAGGTTGACACTTCTGTCTAATGAAGTTCATTATGAATCAGTTGAGAAGCTGTTATCTTCACAGAAGTTTGTCCATGCAGTTTATAAGGCTGTTGAAGCTATTCCAGAAGGGCAAGTGAGTGGATGTATTAGACAGATAACAGAAGATATATCAGAATCACTTAATTGGATGAAGGATTTCTCTCCATTGGTTGATGCTGAAAAATTGCAAATTTTTAATCTGCAAGTGAAACTTTTGGGTGGAGGCCTGTCCAGTTTGTATTGTTTAGTGCTTGATTCAGTGATGGTTACTGAGGGTAACAGCAATCTTGTTGGAGTGGCTGTAAAAGAATTAGTGGCAACATTGCGTTCACACTTGAGTACTCTTGTTGGACAGCAAGGAGATTCCATCTGCAATTTCCTTTCATCTGTCTTGGGAGGAACTGTTGATGGGGTGGTTGGAAAGGGAaagtttttgaagaaatttgGTAGGTTCAGCCAATGggcccttgtgttcttctttcaGTTGTTTGTGTCCTGCCGAATCTTACTTAGGCAGGCAATTAGCCTTATGCCACCTGGTTTATCAAACAAAGTTTCTGCTGAGGTGGGGGATGTCACAGCATATTCCGCCTTTGAGTTGATGGAGAGGATTGATGAGATAGACACTGGCTATTTTACTTGGATTGCTCAGCCTTCTGCTTCCCTCCTTGTTGTTTTGCAATATATTTCAGACATATATCACAAGTATGGTTCAGATGATTCTTGTCCTCTTACATATGTATTTCAATCAATGATTCTTCAGAGGCTTGTTGATTTGGATAGGAATATTGAACTGCTCAAGTATTTGCAGAAGAAACGTTACAGATCCCGAATCACAGCATTGAAGGAAGAGGCTGCTGGACTTACTGATCTTATGATGGAAAACTTATCACATGTATATCAATCCCCAGTCTTTGAATCTGATGATGTAGCTTGTGAGGATGTAATTTTCCTGGGTACACAAAGAAACAGATGGAATCGAGGAGTTTATGTTGCCAACAAAAATTCATTGCCAACAGCCATTTGGTTGAGTCTTTGCAAAAATGTTGATATATGGGGCAATCATGCTTCCAAGAAGCATTTGAAAAAGTTCTTATCACATTTACTTCATACTTCTCTTCGCTGTGAAAGAAGCAGTTTGCAGGAGTCAGCACTGCAAAAGATCAATGAGTGTAACAAGCAGTTTTCAGGAGCCAGGCATGCAACAGATCTTTTCTCACAAATATCGTCCCAACTTCTAAGTGATTCACTTTTATATGAACAGAAA TTTATCCACAGGAATCTGGCCTCAAGATTTTGCCATGCCTTAGAGAAAGCTGTACAGCCGTTATTTAGTAATTTTGCAAATACTAATCTCAATCTTCAGAGATCACCTAATTGGCTTGAGTATTTGAGTGCTATTGACAAGTCGGCTGTGGTTCGTGATGAAGATATCAGCATAGAAGAAAAGACCAAATCTATTACCAACAAAAGTTTCACAGTTTGCCACCATTTGCTCAATCTATTGTGTTCAATGCCGAATATAAATGCAAGTTCATTTTCATGCCTTGTGACTTGTATTTTCAACCTTGAAAG GCTTCTTGTCAGTGCCTTAGTATATTTTTGGAGTTCAGGGCACCAGGATTATTTTTGTAAGTATTTGAGATTATTTGTAGTTTGCAGGAAGGCCTTAAGGCATGTAATAATGGGATTTTGTGAGAAGACAGACACTATCCAATCGTCAACAGACTCAATTATTTCTGAAGGTTCATTTCCTGTTTTGTGGCTTTCAAAGTCATTATCTGTGATTGTTGGAATTAAAGAAGCCTTCTCAGCAGAAAATTCTATTCTATTTAAATCTCTGATCTGTTCTTTAATGGATCACACATCATACATATTGGCGGggataataaaatatcaaattattcatGGAGTTTCCATTGATAAagaagctggggatctttgTGAAGAGATCTCCAATGATTCTAGCAATGAAAATGATTCTTTGCTTCCATCTTCTCAGCATCTAGATTCTGCCAAGCTTGAGGCATTGAAATGCATAACCCTTATTTGTAAGAATTTGAAAGAGCAGACACAAAGCTTGGTTGTTTTGCAGAAGGATGTTACTTGGGCCAATGAGCGAATGAATCTTCCTTATGCGGATATAAATAGATTGTCTTCTGCAATTTCTTGCTATATTGGAATTTTAGGGGGACTCACATCTGGCATGGGCCAAACAGATGCAAGTAGTAGTGAACCTAAAATATTGTTGTGGAAAGATCTTGCGGAGCTTGTTGATTTTCTTGTAAGCAGATTGCTTGTCCACAATAATCAACTCCCAGAAAGTTTTTGTGACAAAAGTTTTGAGAAACCAGTCAACAAATTTTTGTTGGGTACAAAACATTGTTCACTTGAAAGCTCAGTTTCCAAGGCTGATAACTTACCTGGTACACAAGACGAATCTAAAGGCACGACTTGTTCCACTTCATCAGCAATTGATAATGTCTCTAATATTGTTGGTGATATTGGAAAGATGTTGAACTCAGAAAGTAAAAGCTATGTTGCCAGTGTTTTGAATAAGCCTTTGTTACATAGCTTTCTAAAAGGTAGTCATCCTGAAGTAGCATTTTTACTAAGGCAACTTTTAATTGCCTCCTCATTTCTTTTGAGGCTAAATGTGATGGAAGGCAATTCTTCTTTGCTTTCAAGTTTTGTACCTACTTTCATTGAAATTTCACAAGTCCTGTTGTTAGAATTTACTGAGATGGTCGAAGTTCCACAAGAATCGGCTTTTCTATTGTTAGATGGTGTTCTGAGCTATCTGAGAGAATTAGCCAGTTTTTTCTCCTTCACGGAACCAACCTCATCTAGTAATGTTCATACAAAATTGGTACAGATTCTTATGAGGGCAATTGGGAAGACCATATTGCTGCAAGGAAAAAGGGCAACACTAACGTTTCATGAAAGACAGTCAAGCACCAAGACACTTCATAAAGCATCATCTGAAGCATATTCTTATAGTGAAATGTACTGCTTTTACTTGGATGAATTTAAAACCAGGCTTCGCACAtcattcaaatcatatattatgAGCCCATCAGAGTTGCATCTTTTATCTACTATACAGGACATTGAGAGAGCTCTGGTTGGAGTACGAGAAGAATGTTCCATGATCTATGACTTAGAAACCAGTAAAAATGGTGGAAAATGTTCGTCACTTGTTGCAGCTGGAATTGATTGCTTTGATATGATTCTTGAATTTGTTTCAG GTCGGAAAGGCTTGAAGCTGATTAAAAGACACTGTCAGGGCTTAGTACCTGCTCTTTTCAACATTATTGTGCATTTGAAGAGCCCGCTTATTTTTTATGCGACATCTGGAACAGTTGCCAGCAACCTGGATCCAGGTCCAGCCATACTTATGTGTGTTGAAGTGCTCGTTACagtttcaaggaaacatgctgTATTTCCCATGGATGTGTGGCATGTAGGTCACTTGTTACATATTCCAGGTGTAATCTTTCAGGATTTCAATCAGCTTAAAATTTCTAAAGCTTCCGGTCAACCAGATTCCTCAGTGATTTTGGAAGACCAAATTCCTCAGCAAGTAGAGGGAGTGAACTTCTCTCATGTAGATCGGCAGTTTACAATTCACCTATTTGTTGCCTGTTGTCAGCTATTGTGTACCACAATTAGGCATCGCCTGAG TGAGTGCAAGCAGTGTGTTGCCCATCTTGAAGCTTCTGTTGCTGTTCTTCTTAATTGTTTGGAGACAGTAGTGGATAATGAATCAACAGTAAACAAAGGTTGCTTTTCATGGGAAATTGATGAGGGAGTGAAATGTGCTTGTTTTCTGCGGAGGGTATTTGAAGAG ATAAGACAGCAAAAAGATATATTCGGCCGGCAATGTTCTCTGTTCTTATCCAACTATATATGGGTTTACACAGGTTATGGTCCAAAAAGAGGTGGCATCAGAAG AGAAATTGATGAAGCTCTAAGACCCGGTATCTATGCTTTGATAGATATTTGTTCAGTTGATGATCTTCAATATCTTCATACTGTTTTTGGGG AGGGACCTTGCAGAAATACCCTAGCAAGTCTACAACATGATTACAAACTCAATTTCAAATATGAGGGAAAAGTTTAA